The following is a genomic window from Verrucomicrobiia bacterium.
TCTCGTGCTCAACAGCGCGAACGCCCAACTATTTTCGCCCGAATCTTGGAATGGTGCGTTGTTCGGCGCGTTGCTGGGCGGATCCGTCGGCGGCGACCGTCACTGCGGTTGGTCCGGAAACGGCGCGGCGATTGGGGCCGGCGTCGGTTTTGTCGCGGGCACGCTCATCGGCGAGGCCAATCGTGAACGTTATTACAACGCACCTTACGCGTATTCCCGGCCGGTTTACGGTTATGCCTATTCCTACGGGCCGGCATACGGCGGCTATTATTCTCCGGGTGCGCGGCCCAATTACGCAGTCAGTGGCACGTTGACGGGGGCCGCCGCCGGCGCGCTCATCGGCGAAGGGACAAGCGGCAAACCCGGGCAAGGCGCCGCTATTGGCGCGGCTGCCGGCTTGGTGCTGGGCAGTGTGGCCGAGCATCAGGCTCGCCAACGCGAAAGAGTGGACGTTGCCAGCTATCGTCCGTCGGTGACCGTTGTTGCGGCCCGGCCCTCAGTGTGGCAGGCGTCGCCGGCACCGCGTTATCAAATCCCCGACGCGTCACGCGTGCCCGATGCGCCCACGTTCTGACGCTGTTTTGCCGTCCGATTGCGCTGAACAATTTTAAACCGCGGTTGTTTAACAATTCACCGATTACTGATTCAGTCACCAGAACATGAAAACAAACACTCTCACCTCCCTCTGTTCGGCGGTTGCTTTGACGGCACTGGCCGCCGGTTGCGCCTCCAGCGGCGTCAAAAACCCCTCCGGCGTGCCCGTCACTCACCTGAATGCTGATGAACAGGGCTTCGTGGCCGGGACCGGCGTCGAATCGCAGGATCTGGTAGCTGTGACGGATAAGATGGCCCGCAGCATTTTGGGCATTCAGCAGATTGCCAATGCGCCCAAGCCGCCCACCGTCGTGCTGGACCCGGTCGTCAACAACACGCGGTTCCCGATCAACAAGGAAATCTTCCTCACGCGCATCCGCACCGAACTGAACAAGAAGTCGCTGGGCAAGGTGGTGTTTCTGGCGCGCGACCGCATGGCGGCGCTCGACAAGGAGCGCAATTTGAAGCGCACCGGCGACGTGACGGCCAGCGCAAATCCGCAGACGCAGGAATTTCTCGGCGCGGATTATTTTCTGACCGGTTCACTGGAGGGCATGTCCACGCGGACGGCGGCCGGCACCAGCGATTACGTGCTCTACGACTTCCAACTGATTGACGCGCGCACCAGCGCCATTGTCTGGGAGGACTCCGCCGAGATGAAGAAGCAGGGGCTCGAAGACGCGGCGTATCGGTGATCCGAACGCAAAACCTGGTTTCGCTCCGCCGGCCCACCTGCTCTCCACGGCCGTGGAACTGCCCGCCTTGAACGGAAAGCATCCAACATCCGACGTCCAACGCCCAACATCCGATGGGCCGGGCGCAGGTGGTGGTTTCGTTGCCCGATGGTTGCGGGACCTTTGGTTTTGGGTGTTCATCCCGCTGCTGTTGGGTGCGGGCTGCGCCACCACACCGCCACCGCTGCCGCTCACGGGTGATGTTTTCCGCGATGCGCCGCTGGCGATTGAGAAGGGGCCGGCGCGGGACCGGGTCTTGTGGCAATATCGCCTCGCCCTGGCGGACCTGCGCCACGGCCGGTTTGAGGATGCCAAACGGGTGCTGGACGACGCGCTGCTGACGCTGGGCGGCATTTACGGCAAGGATGTCAACGCCCGCAAGGCGCGCGGTTACTTCCACGCCGAATCAAAGAAGACCTTCAT
Proteins encoded in this region:
- a CDS encoding glycine zipper domain-containing protein, whose amino-acid sequence is MKMWLASLTAALVLNSANAQLFSPESWNGALFGALLGGSVGGDRHCGWSGNGAAIGAGVGFVAGTLIGEANRERYYNAPYAYSRPVYGYAYSYGPAYGGYYSPGARPNYAVSGTLTGAAAGALIGEGTSGKPGQGAAIGAAAGLVLGSVAEHQARQRERVDVASYRPSVTVVAARPSVWQASPAPRYQIPDASRVPDAPTF
- a CDS encoding penicillin-binding protein activator LpoB, yielding MKTNTLTSLCSAVALTALAAGCASSGVKNPSGVPVTHLNADEQGFVAGTGVESQDLVAVTDKMARSILGIQQIANAPKPPTVVLDPVVNNTRFPINKEIFLTRIRTELNKKSLGKVVFLARDRMAALDKERNLKRTGDVTASANPQTQEFLGADYFLTGSLEGMSTRTAAGTSDYVLYDFQLIDARTSAIVWEDSAEMKKQGLEDAAYR